A genomic segment from Sciurus carolinensis chromosome 1, mSciCar1.2, whole genome shotgun sequence encodes:
- the Anxa9 gene encoding annexin A9 isoform X4 has translation MSSDRLFSPGCPRPLSSTRLHRSWSAHRGRPPGQNNIHLSSSTLGILSFYTMSVSCKEMRPPLTQEILSHLGLASKTAAWGTLGTLRNFLSFSVDKDVQRLLKAITGHGVDCGAIVDVLTNRSREQRQLISRAFQERTQQDLLKSLQAALSGNLERIVVALLQPASQFDAQELRTALKASGSAEDVTMEILATRTPPQLQECLAVYRHNFQVEAEEDIKSKTSGILRDLLLALAKGGRESYTGIIDYNLAAQDVQALQQDEGCSTEGPWVLIFTQRNPEHLIRVFDQYQRCTGQELEEAVRNRFHGDVQAALLSLVAVIRNTPLYFADKLHRALQETEPNHQVLMRILISRSETDLLSIRAEFKKKFGKSLYSSLQDAVIGDCRSALLALCRAEDI, from the exons ATGTCATCTGACCGGCTGTTCAGCCCAGGATGCCCACGCCCCCTCTCCTCTACCAGGCTGCACAGAAGCTGGAGTGCCCACAGAGGCAGGCCACCAGGCCAGAACAATATCCACCTATCCTCTAGCACCTTGG GCATCCTATCCTTTTACACCATGTCTGTGAGCTGCAAGGAGATGAGACCTCCTCTGACCCAGGAGATCCTTAGCCATCTGGGCCTTGCCAGTAAG ACTGCAGCTTGGGGAACCCTGGGCACACTCAGGAACTTCTTGAGCTTCAGTGTGGACAAGGATGTACAGAGGCTACTGAAAGCCATTACAGGCCATG GTGTGGATTGTGGTGCCATTGTGGATGTGCTGACCAATCGCAGCAGAGAGCAAAGGCAGCTCATTTCTAGAGCCTTCCAGGAGCGTACCCAACAG GACCTGCTGAAGTCCCTACAGGCGGCCCTCTCTGGAAACCTGGAGAGGATTGTGGTGGCTCTGCTGCAGCCTGCATCCCAATTTGATGCCCAGGAATTGAGGACAGCCCTGAAG GCCTCAGGTTCTGCGGAGGATGTAACCATGGAAATTCTTGCTACCCGAACCCCACCTCAGCTGCAGGAGTGCCTGGCAGTCTACAGACACA ATTTCCAGGTAGAGGCTGAGGAGGACATCAAGTCTAAGACCAGTGGCATCTTGCGGGACCTGCTCCTGGCTCTGGCCAAG GGGGGCCGTGAGAGCTATACTGGAATCATTGACTACAATCTGGCAGCACAGGATGTCCAG gcatTACAGCAGGATGAAGGATGCAGCACAGAAGGGCCATGGGTCCTAATCTTCACCCAGCGCAATCCTGAACACCTCATCCGAG TGTTTGATCAGTACCAGCGGTGCACTGGGCAAGAGCTGGAGGAGGCTGTCCGGAACCGTTTCCATGGAGAtgtccaggcagccctgctcagCCTAG TGGCGGTGATCAGGAACACACCACTGTACTTTGCTGACAAACTTCACCGAGCCCTCCAG GAAACTGAGCCTAATCACCAAGTCCTGATGCGCATCCTTATCTCTCGAAGTGAGACTGACCTTCTAAGCATCCGAGCTGAGTTCAAGAAGAAATTTGGAAAGTCCCTCTATTCTTCTCTGCAG
- the Anxa9 gene encoding annexin A9 isoform X6, whose product MSVSCKEMRPPLTQEILSHLGLASKVGETAAWGTLGTLRNFLSFSVDKDVQRLLKAITGHVLRIKPSAPHVLGVDCGAIVDVLTNRSREQRQLISRAFQERTQQDLLKSLQAALSGNLERIVVALLQPASQFDAQELRTALKASGSAEDVTMEILATRTPPQLQECLAVYRHNFQVEAEEDIKSKTSGILRDLLLALAKGGRESYTGIIDYNLAAQDVQALQQDEGCSTEGPWVLIFTQRNPEHLIRVFDQYQRCTGQELEEAVRNRFHGDVQAALLSLVAVIRNTPLYFADKLHRALQETEPNHQVLMRILISRSETDLLSIRAEFKKKFGKSLYSSLQDAVIGDCRSALLALCRAEDI is encoded by the exons ATGTCTGTGAGCTGCAAGGAGATGAGACCTCCTCTGACCCAGGAGATCCTTAGCCATCTGGGCCTTGCCAGTAAGGTAGGAGAG ACTGCAGCTTGGGGAACCCTGGGCACACTCAGGAACTTCTTGAGCTTCAGTGTGGACAAGGATGTACAGAGGCTACTGAAAGCCATTACAGGCCATG tactgaggatcaaacccagtgccccacatgtgctag GTGTGGATTGTGGTGCCATTGTGGATGTGCTGACCAATCGCAGCAGAGAGCAAAGGCAGCTCATTTCTAGAGCCTTCCAGGAGCGTACCCAACAG GACCTGCTGAAGTCCCTACAGGCGGCCCTCTCTGGAAACCTGGAGAGGATTGTGGTGGCTCTGCTGCAGCCTGCATCCCAATTTGATGCCCAGGAATTGAGGACAGCCCTGAAG GCCTCAGGTTCTGCGGAGGATGTAACCATGGAAATTCTTGCTACCCGAACCCCACCTCAGCTGCAGGAGTGCCTGGCAGTCTACAGACACA ATTTCCAGGTAGAGGCTGAGGAGGACATCAAGTCTAAGACCAGTGGCATCTTGCGGGACCTGCTCCTGGCTCTGGCCAAG GGGGGCCGTGAGAGCTATACTGGAATCATTGACTACAATCTGGCAGCACAGGATGTCCAG gcatTACAGCAGGATGAAGGATGCAGCACAGAAGGGCCATGGGTCCTAATCTTCACCCAGCGCAATCCTGAACACCTCATCCGAG TGTTTGATCAGTACCAGCGGTGCACTGGGCAAGAGCTGGAGGAGGCTGTCCGGAACCGTTTCCATGGAGAtgtccaggcagccctgctcagCCTAG TGGCGGTGATCAGGAACACACCACTGTACTTTGCTGACAAACTTCACCGAGCCCTCCAG GAAACTGAGCCTAATCACCAAGTCCTGATGCGCATCCTTATCTCTCGAAGTGAGACTGACCTTCTAAGCATCCGAGCTGAGTTCAAGAAGAAATTTGGAAAGTCCCTCTATTCTTCTCTGCAG
- the Cers2 gene encoding ceramide synthase 2 isoform X1, with the protein MLQTLYDYFWWERLWLPVNLTWADLEDRDGRVYAKASDLYITLPLALLFLIIRYFFELYVATPLAALLNVKEKTRLRAPPNATLEHFYLTSGKQPKQVEVELLSRQSGLSGRQVERWFRRRRNQDRPSLLKKFREASWRFTFYLIAFIAGMAVIVDKPWFYDMRKVWEGYPIQSIIPSQYWYYMIELSFYWSLLFSIASDVKRKDFKEQIIHHVATIILLSFSWFANYLRAGTLIMALHDSSDYLLESAKMFNYAGWKNTCNNIFIIFAIVFIITRLVILPFWILHCTLVYPLELYPAFFGYYFFNAMMGVLQTLHIFWAYLILRMAHKFITGKLVEDERSDREETESSEGEEATAGGGVKSRPLVNGHPILNNNHRKND; encoded by the exons ATGCTCCAGACCTTGTATGATTACTTCTGGTGGGAACGGCTGTGGCTGCCTGTGAACTTAACCTGGGCTGATTTAGAAGACCGAGATGGACGTGTCTACGCCAAAGCCTCAGACCTCTATATTACACTACCCCTGGCCTTGCTCTTCCTCATCATTCGATACTTCTTCGAGCT TTATGTGGCTACACCACTGGCTGCCCTCCTGAATGTAAAGGAGAAAACTCGGCTGCGGGCCCCTCCTAATGCCACCTTGGAACATTTCTACCTGACCAGTGGCAAGCAACCTAAGCAG GTGGAAGTAGAGCTTTTGTCCCGGCAGAGTGGGCTCTCTGGACGCCAGGTAGAACGCTGGTTCCGCCGCCGTCGGAACCAGGACCGGCCCAGTCTCCTCAAGAAGTTCCGAGAAGCCAG TTGGAGATTCACATTTTACCTGATTGCCTTCATTGCTGGAATGGCTGTCATTGTGGAT AAGCCCTGGTTCTATGACATGAGGAAAGTTTGGGAGGGATATCCCATACAG agCATCATCCCTTCCCAGTATTGGTACTACATGATCGAACTTTCCTTCTACTGGTCACTGCTCTTCAGCATTGCCTCTGATGTCAAGAGAAAG GATTTTAAGGAACAGATCATCCACCATGTGGCCACCATTATCCTCCTTAGCTTCTCCTGGTTTGCCAATTACCTCCGAGCAGGAACTCTCATCATGGCTCTGCATGACTCTTCAGACTACCTGCTAGAG TCAGCCAAGATGTTTAACTACGCGGGATGGAAAAACACCTGCAACAACATCTTCATCATCTTCGCCATTGTTTTTATCATCACTCGACTGGTCATCCTGCCCTTCTG GATCCTGCACTGCACCCTGGTGTATCCACTGGAGCTCTATCCTGCCTTCTTTGGTTATTACTTCTTTAATGCCATGATGGGTGTGCTACAGACACTGCATATCTTCTGGGCCTACCTCATTTTGCGCATGGCCCACAAGTTCATAACTGGAAAG cTGGTAGAAGATGAACGCAGTGACCGGGAAGAAACAGAGAGCTCAGAGGGGGAGGAGGCTACAGCTGGGGGAGGAGTAAAGAGCCGGCCCCTAGTGAATGGCCACCCCATCCTCAATAACAACCATCGTAAGAATGACTGA
- the Cers2 gene encoding ceramide synthase 2 isoform X2, whose protein sequence is MAAGLGEGGSERLAGAAGPPAPPRQPGLMPRHSPARRPGSGGALLGNRMLQTLYDYFWWERLWLPVNLTWADLEDRDGRVYAKASDLYITLPLALLFLIIRYFFELYVATPLAALLNVKEKTRLRAPPNATLEHFYLTSGKQPKQVEVELLSRQSGLSGRQVERWFRRRRNQDRPSLLKKFREASWRFTFYLIAFIAGMAVIVDKPWFYDMRKVWEGYPIQSIIPSQYWYYMIELSFYWSLLFSIASDVKRKDFKEQIIHHVATIILLSFSWFANYLRAGTLIMALHDSSDYLLESAKMFNYAGWKNTCNNIFIIFAIVFIITRLVILPFWILHCTLVYPLELYPAFFGYYFFNAMMGVLQTLHIFWAYLILRMAHKFITGKLVEDERSDREETESSEGEEATAGGGVKSRPLVNGHPILNNNHRKND, encoded by the exons ATGGCGGCGGGCCTCGGGGAGGGCGGGTCGGAGCGCCTCGCTGGAGCGGCCGGGCCCCCAGCGCCGCCGAGGCAGCCTGGCCTGATGCCTCGGCATTCCCCGGCGCGCCGCCCCGGGTCGGGAGGAGCCCTCTTGGGCAACAG GATGCTCCAGACCTTGTATGATTACTTCTGGTGGGAACGGCTGTGGCTGCCTGTGAACTTAACCTGGGCTGATTTAGAAGACCGAGATGGACGTGTCTACGCCAAAGCCTCAGACCTCTATATTACACTACCCCTGGCCTTGCTCTTCCTCATCATTCGATACTTCTTCGAGCT TTATGTGGCTACACCACTGGCTGCCCTCCTGAATGTAAAGGAGAAAACTCGGCTGCGGGCCCCTCCTAATGCCACCTTGGAACATTTCTACCTGACCAGTGGCAAGCAACCTAAGCAG GTGGAAGTAGAGCTTTTGTCCCGGCAGAGTGGGCTCTCTGGACGCCAGGTAGAACGCTGGTTCCGCCGCCGTCGGAACCAGGACCGGCCCAGTCTCCTCAAGAAGTTCCGAGAAGCCAG TTGGAGATTCACATTTTACCTGATTGCCTTCATTGCTGGAATGGCTGTCATTGTGGAT AAGCCCTGGTTCTATGACATGAGGAAAGTTTGGGAGGGATATCCCATACAG agCATCATCCCTTCCCAGTATTGGTACTACATGATCGAACTTTCCTTCTACTGGTCACTGCTCTTCAGCATTGCCTCTGATGTCAAGAGAAAG GATTTTAAGGAACAGATCATCCACCATGTGGCCACCATTATCCTCCTTAGCTTCTCCTGGTTTGCCAATTACCTCCGAGCAGGAACTCTCATCATGGCTCTGCATGACTCTTCAGACTACCTGCTAGAG TCAGCCAAGATGTTTAACTACGCGGGATGGAAAAACACCTGCAACAACATCTTCATCATCTTCGCCATTGTTTTTATCATCACTCGACTGGTCATCCTGCCCTTCTG GATCCTGCACTGCACCCTGGTGTATCCACTGGAGCTCTATCCTGCCTTCTTTGGTTATTACTTCTTTAATGCCATGATGGGTGTGCTACAGACACTGCATATCTTCTGGGCCTACCTCATTTTGCGCATGGCCCACAAGTTCATAACTGGAAAG cTGGTAGAAGATGAACGCAGTGACCGGGAAGAAACAGAGAGCTCAGAGGGGGAGGAGGCTACAGCTGGGGGAGGAGTAAAGAGCCGGCCCCTAGTGAATGGCCACCCCATCCTCAATAACAACCATCGTAAGAATGACTGA
- the Anxa9 gene encoding annexin A9 isoform X1: protein MSSDRLFSPGCPRPLSSTRLHRSWSAHRGRPPGQNNIHLSSSTLGILSFYTMSVSCKEMRPPLTQEILSHLGLASKVGETAAWGTLGTLRNFLSFSVDKDVQRLLKAITGHVLRIKPSAPHVLGVDCGAIVDVLTNRSREQRQLISRAFQERTQQDLLKSLQAALSGNLERIVVALLQPASQFDAQELRTALKASGSAEDVTMEILATRTPPQLQECLAVYRHNFQVEAEEDIKSKTSGILRDLLLALAKGGRESYTGIIDYNLAAQDVQALQQDEGCSTEGPWVLIFTQRNPEHLIRVFDQYQRCTGQELEEAVRNRFHGDVQAALLSLVAVIRNTPLYFADKLHRALQETEPNHQVLMRILISRSETDLLSIRAEFKKKFGKSLYSSLQDAVIGDCRSALLALCRAEDI from the exons ATGTCATCTGACCGGCTGTTCAGCCCAGGATGCCCACGCCCCCTCTCCTCTACCAGGCTGCACAGAAGCTGGAGTGCCCACAGAGGCAGGCCACCAGGCCAGAACAATATCCACCTATCCTCTAGCACCTTGG GCATCCTATCCTTTTACACCATGTCTGTGAGCTGCAAGGAGATGAGACCTCCTCTGACCCAGGAGATCCTTAGCCATCTGGGCCTTGCCAGTAAGGTAGGAGAG ACTGCAGCTTGGGGAACCCTGGGCACACTCAGGAACTTCTTGAGCTTCAGTGTGGACAAGGATGTACAGAGGCTACTGAAAGCCATTACAGGCCATG tactgaggatcaaacccagtgccccacatgtgctag GTGTGGATTGTGGTGCCATTGTGGATGTGCTGACCAATCGCAGCAGAGAGCAAAGGCAGCTCATTTCTAGAGCCTTCCAGGAGCGTACCCAACAG GACCTGCTGAAGTCCCTACAGGCGGCCCTCTCTGGAAACCTGGAGAGGATTGTGGTGGCTCTGCTGCAGCCTGCATCCCAATTTGATGCCCAGGAATTGAGGACAGCCCTGAAG GCCTCAGGTTCTGCGGAGGATGTAACCATGGAAATTCTTGCTACCCGAACCCCACCTCAGCTGCAGGAGTGCCTGGCAGTCTACAGACACA ATTTCCAGGTAGAGGCTGAGGAGGACATCAAGTCTAAGACCAGTGGCATCTTGCGGGACCTGCTCCTGGCTCTGGCCAAG GGGGGCCGTGAGAGCTATACTGGAATCATTGACTACAATCTGGCAGCACAGGATGTCCAG gcatTACAGCAGGATGAAGGATGCAGCACAGAAGGGCCATGGGTCCTAATCTTCACCCAGCGCAATCCTGAACACCTCATCCGAG TGTTTGATCAGTACCAGCGGTGCACTGGGCAAGAGCTGGAGGAGGCTGTCCGGAACCGTTTCCATGGAGAtgtccaggcagccctgctcagCCTAG TGGCGGTGATCAGGAACACACCACTGTACTTTGCTGACAAACTTCACCGAGCCCTCCAG GAAACTGAGCCTAATCACCAAGTCCTGATGCGCATCCTTATCTCTCGAAGTGAGACTGACCTTCTAAGCATCCGAGCTGAGTTCAAGAAGAAATTTGGAAAGTCCCTCTATTCTTCTCTGCAG
- the Anxa9 gene encoding annexin A9 isoform X2, whose protein sequence is MSSDRLFSPGCPRPLSSTRLHRSWSAHRGRPPGQNNIHLSSSTLGILSFYTMSVSCKEMRPPLTQEILSHLGLASKTAAWGTLGTLRNFLSFSVDKDVQRLLKAITGHVLRIKPSAPHVLGVDCGAIVDVLTNRSREQRQLISRAFQERTQQDLLKSLQAALSGNLERIVVALLQPASQFDAQELRTALKASGSAEDVTMEILATRTPPQLQECLAVYRHNFQVEAEEDIKSKTSGILRDLLLALAKGGRESYTGIIDYNLAAQDVQALQQDEGCSTEGPWVLIFTQRNPEHLIRVFDQYQRCTGQELEEAVRNRFHGDVQAALLSLVAVIRNTPLYFADKLHRALQETEPNHQVLMRILISRSETDLLSIRAEFKKKFGKSLYSSLQDAVIGDCRSALLALCRAEDI, encoded by the exons ATGTCATCTGACCGGCTGTTCAGCCCAGGATGCCCACGCCCCCTCTCCTCTACCAGGCTGCACAGAAGCTGGAGTGCCCACAGAGGCAGGCCACCAGGCCAGAACAATATCCACCTATCCTCTAGCACCTTGG GCATCCTATCCTTTTACACCATGTCTGTGAGCTGCAAGGAGATGAGACCTCCTCTGACCCAGGAGATCCTTAGCCATCTGGGCCTTGCCAGTAAG ACTGCAGCTTGGGGAACCCTGGGCACACTCAGGAACTTCTTGAGCTTCAGTGTGGACAAGGATGTACAGAGGCTACTGAAAGCCATTACAGGCCATG tactgaggatcaaacccagtgccccacatgtgctag GTGTGGATTGTGGTGCCATTGTGGATGTGCTGACCAATCGCAGCAGAGAGCAAAGGCAGCTCATTTCTAGAGCCTTCCAGGAGCGTACCCAACAG GACCTGCTGAAGTCCCTACAGGCGGCCCTCTCTGGAAACCTGGAGAGGATTGTGGTGGCTCTGCTGCAGCCTGCATCCCAATTTGATGCCCAGGAATTGAGGACAGCCCTGAAG GCCTCAGGTTCTGCGGAGGATGTAACCATGGAAATTCTTGCTACCCGAACCCCACCTCAGCTGCAGGAGTGCCTGGCAGTCTACAGACACA ATTTCCAGGTAGAGGCTGAGGAGGACATCAAGTCTAAGACCAGTGGCATCTTGCGGGACCTGCTCCTGGCTCTGGCCAAG GGGGGCCGTGAGAGCTATACTGGAATCATTGACTACAATCTGGCAGCACAGGATGTCCAG gcatTACAGCAGGATGAAGGATGCAGCACAGAAGGGCCATGGGTCCTAATCTTCACCCAGCGCAATCCTGAACACCTCATCCGAG TGTTTGATCAGTACCAGCGGTGCACTGGGCAAGAGCTGGAGGAGGCTGTCCGGAACCGTTTCCATGGAGAtgtccaggcagccctgctcagCCTAG TGGCGGTGATCAGGAACACACCACTGTACTTTGCTGACAAACTTCACCGAGCCCTCCAG GAAACTGAGCCTAATCACCAAGTCCTGATGCGCATCCTTATCTCTCGAAGTGAGACTGACCTTCTAAGCATCCGAGCTGAGTTCAAGAAGAAATTTGGAAAGTCCCTCTATTCTTCTCTGCAG
- the Anxa9 gene encoding annexin A9 isoform X5 — MSSDRLFSPGCPRPLSSTRLHRSWSAHRGRPPGQNNIHLSSSTLGILSFYTMSVSCKEMRPPLTQEILSHLGLASKVGETAAWGTLGTLRNFLSFSVDKDVQRLLKAITGHVLRIKPSAPHVLGVDCGAIVDVLTNRSREQRQLISRAFQERTQQDLLKSLQAALSGNLERIVVALLQPASQFDAQELRTALKASGSAEDVTMEILATRTPPQLQECLAVYRHNFQVEAEEDIKSKTSGILRDLLLALAKGGRESYTGIIDYNLAAQDVQALQQDEGCSTEGPWVLIFTQRNPEHLIRVFDQYQRCTGQELEEAVRNRFHGDVQAALLSLVAVIRNTPLYFADKLHRALQETEPNHQVLMRILISRSETDLLSIRAEFKKKFGKSLYSSLMLS, encoded by the exons ATGTCATCTGACCGGCTGTTCAGCCCAGGATGCCCACGCCCCCTCTCCTCTACCAGGCTGCACAGAAGCTGGAGTGCCCACAGAGGCAGGCCACCAGGCCAGAACAATATCCACCTATCCTCTAGCACCTTGG GCATCCTATCCTTTTACACCATGTCTGTGAGCTGCAAGGAGATGAGACCTCCTCTGACCCAGGAGATCCTTAGCCATCTGGGCCTTGCCAGTAAGGTAGGAGAG ACTGCAGCTTGGGGAACCCTGGGCACACTCAGGAACTTCTTGAGCTTCAGTGTGGACAAGGATGTACAGAGGCTACTGAAAGCCATTACAGGCCATG tactgaggatcaaacccagtgccccacatgtgctag GTGTGGATTGTGGTGCCATTGTGGATGTGCTGACCAATCGCAGCAGAGAGCAAAGGCAGCTCATTTCTAGAGCCTTCCAGGAGCGTACCCAACAG GACCTGCTGAAGTCCCTACAGGCGGCCCTCTCTGGAAACCTGGAGAGGATTGTGGTGGCTCTGCTGCAGCCTGCATCCCAATTTGATGCCCAGGAATTGAGGACAGCCCTGAAG GCCTCAGGTTCTGCGGAGGATGTAACCATGGAAATTCTTGCTACCCGAACCCCACCTCAGCTGCAGGAGTGCCTGGCAGTCTACAGACACA ATTTCCAGGTAGAGGCTGAGGAGGACATCAAGTCTAAGACCAGTGGCATCTTGCGGGACCTGCTCCTGGCTCTGGCCAAG GGGGGCCGTGAGAGCTATACTGGAATCATTGACTACAATCTGGCAGCACAGGATGTCCAG gcatTACAGCAGGATGAAGGATGCAGCACAGAAGGGCCATGGGTCCTAATCTTCACCCAGCGCAATCCTGAACACCTCATCCGAG TGTTTGATCAGTACCAGCGGTGCACTGGGCAAGAGCTGGAGGAGGCTGTCCGGAACCGTTTCCATGGAGAtgtccaggcagccctgctcagCCTAG TGGCGGTGATCAGGAACACACCACTGTACTTTGCTGACAAACTTCACCGAGCCCTCCAG GAAACTGAGCCTAATCACCAAGTCCTGATGCGCATCCTTATCTCTCGAAGTGAGACTGACCTTCTAAGCATCCGAGCTGAGTTCAAGAAGAAATTTGGAAAGTCCCTCTATTCTTCTCT
- the Anxa9 gene encoding annexin A9 isoform X3, which produces MSSDRLFSPGCPRPLSSTRLHRSWSAHRGRPPGQNNIHLSSSTLGILSFYTMSVSCKEMRPPLTQEILSHLGLASKVGETAAWGTLGTLRNFLSFSVDKDVQRLLKAITGHGVDCGAIVDVLTNRSREQRQLISRAFQERTQQDLLKSLQAALSGNLERIVVALLQPASQFDAQELRTALKASGSAEDVTMEILATRTPPQLQECLAVYRHNFQVEAEEDIKSKTSGILRDLLLALAKGGRESYTGIIDYNLAAQDVQALQQDEGCSTEGPWVLIFTQRNPEHLIRVFDQYQRCTGQELEEAVRNRFHGDVQAALLSLVAVIRNTPLYFADKLHRALQETEPNHQVLMRILISRSETDLLSIRAEFKKKFGKSLYSSLQDAVIGDCRSALLALCRAEDI; this is translated from the exons ATGTCATCTGACCGGCTGTTCAGCCCAGGATGCCCACGCCCCCTCTCCTCTACCAGGCTGCACAGAAGCTGGAGTGCCCACAGAGGCAGGCCACCAGGCCAGAACAATATCCACCTATCCTCTAGCACCTTGG GCATCCTATCCTTTTACACCATGTCTGTGAGCTGCAAGGAGATGAGACCTCCTCTGACCCAGGAGATCCTTAGCCATCTGGGCCTTGCCAGTAAGGTAGGAGAG ACTGCAGCTTGGGGAACCCTGGGCACACTCAGGAACTTCTTGAGCTTCAGTGTGGACAAGGATGTACAGAGGCTACTGAAAGCCATTACAGGCCATG GTGTGGATTGTGGTGCCATTGTGGATGTGCTGACCAATCGCAGCAGAGAGCAAAGGCAGCTCATTTCTAGAGCCTTCCAGGAGCGTACCCAACAG GACCTGCTGAAGTCCCTACAGGCGGCCCTCTCTGGAAACCTGGAGAGGATTGTGGTGGCTCTGCTGCAGCCTGCATCCCAATTTGATGCCCAGGAATTGAGGACAGCCCTGAAG GCCTCAGGTTCTGCGGAGGATGTAACCATGGAAATTCTTGCTACCCGAACCCCACCTCAGCTGCAGGAGTGCCTGGCAGTCTACAGACACA ATTTCCAGGTAGAGGCTGAGGAGGACATCAAGTCTAAGACCAGTGGCATCTTGCGGGACCTGCTCCTGGCTCTGGCCAAG GGGGGCCGTGAGAGCTATACTGGAATCATTGACTACAATCTGGCAGCACAGGATGTCCAG gcatTACAGCAGGATGAAGGATGCAGCACAGAAGGGCCATGGGTCCTAATCTTCACCCAGCGCAATCCTGAACACCTCATCCGAG TGTTTGATCAGTACCAGCGGTGCACTGGGCAAGAGCTGGAGGAGGCTGTCCGGAACCGTTTCCATGGAGAtgtccaggcagccctgctcagCCTAG TGGCGGTGATCAGGAACACACCACTGTACTTTGCTGACAAACTTCACCGAGCCCTCCAG GAAACTGAGCCTAATCACCAAGTCCTGATGCGCATCCTTATCTCTCGAAGTGAGACTGACCTTCTAAGCATCCGAGCTGAGTTCAAGAAGAAATTTGGAAAGTCCCTCTATTCTTCTCTGCAG